From a region of the Nitrospirota bacterium genome:
- a CDS encoding bifunctional nuclease family protein, whose protein sequence is MLIRMKVEGLLFDPRSNMYILLLKEVDGSDTLPIWIGKPEADSIALALGKVATPRPLTHDLIRNLIDLLKVKVTRIVVTEILDNTYYALIYLTDGKRDIPIDSRPSDAVAVALRSSAPIFVEDGILERKNTDELEEWLKNLKPEDFGNVM, encoded by the coding sequence ATGTTGATTCGTATGAAGGTCGAGGGTCTTTTATTCGACCCGAGAAGTAACATGTATATCCTACTTCTTAAGGAAGTGGATGGCTCAGACACTTTACCCATCTGGATTGGAAAACCAGAGGCAGACTCTATAGCCCTTGCACTGGGCAAGGTGGCAACACCAAGGCCTCTGACCCATGACCTCATCAGAAACCTCATTGACCTCCTTAAGGTAAAGGTCACGAGGATTGTGGTTACAGAGATATTAGACAACACATACTATGCCCTCATTTATCTAACCGATGGAAAACGGGATATACCGATTGACTCAAGACCCTCGGATGCAGTTGCAGTTGCCCTTAGGTCAAGTGCACCTATATTCGTCGAGGATGGGATATTAGAAAGAAAAAATACAGATGAGCTTGAAGAATGGCTTAAAAACCTTAAGCCAGAAGACTTTGGCAATGTCATGTGA